DNA from Castor canadensis chromosome 3, mCasCan1.hap1v2, whole genome shotgun sequence:
CTCTCACTGCAGGTATTCATTTTGTATTCATGTTTTTGAGATTGGCCAATGTCTTTATCTTATTCTGCTCtgagttttggtatcagggttatACTCACCTCATAAAATGAACTGgagtggacttttctttttgttcccctCTAAACTGggaacattgaaaaaaaattagaaaatatgtgtCCCTTAAAGtgctggtagaattcagtgggtttcattcatgtaaaagaataagagaaaagcagATACTTATCTTCTACCTCAATTTGTTTATGGGCTATAGATGCAGTAGCTTTTCTAGTATTGAGTCAGCTTTTGTGAAGTCATCATTTTTCTAGGGTCTGTGAAATCTCAATTGTCATATTTTTGTTCATAGGATTTGCTTAAGATTTCTGAAATCTCTTCCACATCTTattgtttcttcttcctctggCTGAAACTTTCTAGagatttctttattctgttaGTCTTTTCAAAGAAGGAGATGTTGGCTTCATTACTCTTTTCCATCTTATCTTTGTTTCCTATTTTATCATTTCCTATTTCCAATTTGACTGTGTCCTTCTTACACTTTCTTTCAATAATCTGTTGTATTTCTTAGCAAGGATATTTCTTCATTACGATCATATCAACCAAAGTTTCAGATTTATTTCTAAAACTGAACTCGATCCCACAAGTTTGCTTAATTAAAATTTCTAGCTTTATTCCCATGGCCCATAGTTAGATGTTGATATAAAAATGTACCAGTGtgcatttttgtttccttgtgatactGACTATGGTCATATAAGCACATATTATACAATTATTGTGTATGATAAAATTGTCATTATACCATTCAAATTCCCATATCATTTTAGTTTTTGCCTATTTCATCTACTCATGATGACAGAAAaggtttttaagttttgtttgttttgcagtaatgAGGCTTTCACTCACGGCCTACAcgttgagtcacttcaccagcccattttCATGATGGCTTGTTTTTCCAAAAAGGTCTTTTAAATTCCGTACCAAGATTGTAAATTTGTAAATGTTTCCTTACTACTCCCTTTTGAATACATAAATTTCAGTTAAACTACCAGGCATTTAAATGTTCACAATTCTGtctgggggctggtaccagtgggaggggtgtataaggaaagggtgtagaagggtgaatatggtgaaaatactatGTGGTCAtatctgaaaatggaaaagtgagacctgttgaaactattccaggaatggtatcaggggataaaggagaatgatggaaggggtgacaTTAACTAAGATGTagtaagcacttttgcaaatgtcaaaatgtacccatAGTACAACAAGCATATGAAAATAAAGACTTCAAAAGATATAAGATAAaggatgtaataaaataaaaattgagaattcCTCTCTTTTGTGTCATCTTTTCCTTTGATCATTATGTAACAAAACTCTACTCTTAAGAGGATTTTTCAGTGTATCTTATCCTTTATTAATATTACTCTAGCAGTTTACTTAACATTTTTCCTTTGGGAACATATTGGTGTCATTATGTTCTAGGGATATTACTTGTAAATAGTGTGGAACACAATTTTTATGAACCTAGTCTAAAGCATATGTTAAAATTTATTACACATACTACTAAATTATTTGAACATAATTTTAACATTCTCATTTTTCATCataatcattttcatttgataaaaACAAAGCCGAGAGAATTCATTGGCAGCACATCTGCACTATGAGAAGGATTAAAGGAACTTCCTAAGACTGCAGGAAAATGAGAACAAATGGCAATTCAGTTCCACACAGGAACAAAGCAGGCTATCTGCTGTGTCTGCAAAaccagataaagtaccagaactgttaggagactccctgatgccacattaatcaataccttagataaggtgtcctgcatgccttgatgattccagaactgatgtgttgtgattaagcttctatagccttaggaaaattagcccaccaaacctcattcctttcaccttgcatcaaagaattgttaaagcttgatttttacctgagtcttttctttGTGCTGACCTATAAAATAACCACTCTGGGTCAGGTCAGGCGCCcacatttcccatcaggaacgggcagtcctcccatccccagcttttctgttttatgtgaatactctgtgtgtgttttatttctcattccccaatGCTCTTAGTCACATTCACGCAGCATACCCACAAAGGGCTTGGGCAATATCCTAATGAagtgaaaataagaagaaaatatgaaagatagaataataaaaaggaaagtctCTCTTCAGCATTTTGATGAAGTACCAGTGGAATCTGTCTGATGGAAGCAGACGAACTGTGTTGTGGTGCAAGAGGAATTAACCCTGGCAGGTTAAGTGTGAATAAATTGGCTTTTCTACCATGAAATCTAAGTGTAGATTCAGGAATAAACAACATTaaccgcccccccaaaaaagaatagcACTTTCTTTGGCTCTATCTATGAGGATGCCTAGATGAGCTTTAGGACATCTGAGATGTCGCTGTCCATTTTATGAAAGACAGTGTCTACTCCTGGCCAAGGTCTGGCCACTACCATGTAAATCTCCCTGGGGGGCGGTTACCCAACACTCCATGCACCCCTCACCCCCAGCTCCACAGTGGTCTGCTCTGGTGTCAGTGTTCTAGGCAGAACTTTGAGTGTTTGTTGTCTTTCGAGGCTCAGCCTGGCCTTGGCAACCGCCAAAGCAGCCTTGAAGCGATGGATGGGCCCCAAGCTGTCCCTCCCATGCACTTGGGGCTGGTCCTGCAGGAATTTGGCAGGGTTATGACAACAGACCCTGCAGAACCGAGGCAAAAGCCCCATGATTTCCCATGGGAACTGTGATGTGTGTGACTATTATTGGACTTTTCTCTATCCCATTGTTGTTGTGGAGAAGTTTTCAATCGGTTAGAAGCCGGCTTTACGCTCAAAGAGAAACACAGCTTGCTCTAAAGCTTTCTACActgattgaagaaaaatgtgagcTACTTGACAAACTTAGCCTTGTGGAGAAACAGCGAGATGCAGCCTGTGGACAGCTGGACATCTCCAAGTGTAAACTGGAGGAAGTACTCCTGCTGGAAATGGAGCTGCTAGAAGAGAAATGCAAGCATTATACACAAGTTGAATTGAATGTGGAAATGTCAAAAACCACACAGTGCCTAGAAGATGAACTAAAACCTCTCACACCCAAAGTAGCTGCAGCCAAAACAACCTTAAGCACACTTCGAGTCAGTGAAGCGAATCTTAAGGACTCAACAGCACAGGCTCGGAGTGAAAATATCCAGCTGGAGGAAAGCTGCAAACAGCTGCTCCAAGAAGCTGCAGTGTGGAAGGAACAAGTGAGTCACCTTAATAAACACAAAGTAACACTTGAGGAGCCTGCGACATCTGCAGCACGAATTCTAAAAGACAAAGACGATCACCTCAGGTGGCTAACTGAAGGCATTCGAAAGCTGAAAGTCTGGGCCTTTGTTCTGGAAGAACACGGAACACATGACGGTGACTTGGACACAGCGACGAACCCTGGCCCAGAAAATCCTGCTCACTTAGATACTCAGACCAAAGGAGCTCTGCAGCACCTGATGTTCGCTGTGACGTTAAATGCGTCTTTAAAATCCCTGGTACGAGAAAGAGACCAAGTTTACACTGAGCTGCGTGAAGTCGAGAGAGCAAGCAAAGACCTGACAGAACGCATTAAAAATGTCCAGAGCGAACAAGTCATTTTACAGTCTCAACATGCACTGTTCGAAATTGAGAAGGAGAAGCTTCGGCACACAGCTACAATCATTCCCGAAGTGTTTGAAGAAGGACTGAAATTCTACAGGAAATTAATGGTCGAGGATCACCGCCAGCGAGACACAGAGGAGAAACTtcccaaagtaaaagaaaacatcagCCGCAAGACTGCAGAGCTGCAGACCTATAAAAAGGTAGCCAGAGAGCTCGAAGAAAAACTGGAGAGAACCAAACTTAATCACCAAAGGGAGATTATTTCCTACGAGAAGAAAGCTCACTTTAACTGGCTGGAGGCCCGGGATGCTGAAGAACATCTGCAGTATCTTAGGCAAGTCAACGCCAACAGCAGACAAAAGGTAATGGAAATGGAGGTGGAACTGAAACGTTTAGAAGAAGACCCAAATGCATTTGGGGTTTCAAATGCAGCATGCGGCAGGGAGCATTTTCCACGTGGTCCCTCACCAGTGGCTCAACCTTCATGGGAAAGGAGAGCGTTCCTCTCTCCTATTGTGTTGGAAGGTCCACTCAGACCTCCACCTTTGCTTCAGCAGGGAGGAGAAGAAGACTCAAGAAGCCCCGATAATCCACTGGAGCATCACACTGGCAAGGAAAGAGGGGACTCGAGCTGTGATGGGTTGACTGGCCACCATGGAGCACCTCCTGAGAATGGGTCCCTGTGTCCCCCCACGCAAACAGAGGGGAAGGGTGATGGTCCCTCCATCAGGAAAACCATTTACTGACCCAGCTCCTCCTGCACACAATTCAAATGTGCCTGTTGAAAGCAAGGCAGTGGGCCCTGGTTTTGTTCCTCCACTCAGAGGTCCCTTGCACCCAGTGGATAGAAAAAACATCTATGGAGCTCAAGACTTTTTTCCACCAGAAGCTAGTTTCCCAAACCATCCAAAAAGCCCACGTCTGGGAAAAGAGCCTGATTTTCCTGCTCCACCTCCTCCAGGGGATGTGTGTGGATCCCCTGAAGATAGCGCTCCAGCAGGGGAGGTTTTCCCACATGATGAAGAAAGCAATTTCGTTAGTAGAGGGGAGTCAATTCCTCCACCTGCCGCAGAAAATTTCACTGGACATCGTGAAGACAACTCCCTCCCTGGGAACACGTTCCCAGAGGAGCCCGGCTGCTCCTTTACTAGTGCCGGGAatgccattcctcctcctcctcgagGAAACACGCGTGGGGCTCCTGAAACTAAGTTTCCATCAGAGGCTGTGTCCCCAAATTCTCCGGGGATCCATCCCAGCGGAAGGGGGCCTCCTTTCCTCCTTGCTCCACCAGGAACCATAGCCCGAGCTCCTGAAGCTTCTTCACGATCAGAAGCTGGATTCCCAAAGTCTCTGTGGAGCAAGTTTCTAAGAAGGGGgtccccttttctccttcctccaccaGGAACcatggctggagctcctgaggcAGCCTTCCCGCCAGGGGATGTAGTCACCAAGTCTCTGTGGAGCCAGCTCTTAAGAAGGGGGCCtccttttcttctgccttcaCCAGCTACTATGGCTGGAGCTTGTCACCCTTCTTTTCTGTTCCCCAAGCACGCATATCGCCAGCTCAGGAGACAGGGCCTCCCTTTCCTGCATTCTTTCCAGGAAAAAGGTCTGGGAtaccttggttttatttttcagcagGGGATTTCCCTGGCCCAGCACATCCTCCCCTCCCAGTGAGAAATGTCTGTTGACTGAGTGGTTTCCCCAGTCATCTTCCCCCAAGAGCTGGATGTCCCCACTGTGTCCACATTGTCAAAGTGGAAGTGAGGATTCTGCAGGTCGATTCCACCTTGAAATGATCCAGCTACTGAACTTTAAAACCAGGAGAAGAAACCTGGCAACATTAGGATCTTCTTCCAAAGTCCTTCGAACTGCTCTCTTGTTTTCAAGattaatagaattataattctCATGATAGTATAGTATAGATGATTTAACTGTGAATCCtattgttttatttccatttattttatttaggtggtatattttattttcatttaaatctagatagtataagcattttagttttattatttaatctATTATTACATAAACAGTAACTGGAGTTTGATGTATGTAACTTGCACTGGGGTTATTTTAAACCCCAGCAGCTTTGCCTTCATACCAAGTATTGTATTTACTATAACTGAAGaccagagaggagggaagatctcctttgaaaatatttttgacttctttctcagtttgAGTTTAAATTACTACTGCTTTTACTCACTACACTTtacctcaaaaaattttttttaaaacttcacctCAAAATAAAACCTAATAGCATTATAATTGTCAAGATGCTATTTCataaatttatgatttaaatTCAAATCTTTTTGCATATGATGAAGCAAATGAGTATGAATAAAGTCATGATACTgtaaatgctttctaaaaaatgACTGTTTACtccaattgtattttattttcatttaattctagatagtataactattttaatttgcttatttaatcCACTATTGCAGAAAtaataattggagttttatggATGTAATCTTGCATGGGGATATTTTAAACTCCAAAGTCTCTGTCTTTATTCTGTATTGTAGACCAATGTGAAAGTGATGTCTCTTTTTAAGGTATTTTGActctctctcattttcagtttaaattcaCTACTGCTATTTGGTCATTATACTTTATGTGAAATTGACGCTTAATTGAATTATAACAcacaattatataatataataaatatataaatatttaatttattatttatttttaatattaattttaatatttaaaatatataatatattatatattatattaatactattatatattaatactattatatattaacaatatattatatattaataatatattattaatatataatattgtactattaatataatatgatataatataatattattatgcATAATATAATAttagatatataatatattatacataatataatataacatacatattataatataacattattataatataatattaatataatataataatgttAATATTATAATAGTATAATATATTAAtgcaatatattataatataatattattgtatatactattataatatatataacattatttatatataatatatataatatataatatatatgatatataaatataataatatatactattatatatattatatataatataattatatatattatatatattagtaatatattaatgttatattattatgatgtattatatgtaatataatatattatattattaatattattaagaatatttaaatattaatgttaatattaattttaatattttataaatataatatttaatacattttataatttaaatatgagTTGATTTTATTCATGTGgtacattttactttcatttattctaGATAGTATAACTATTCTAATTTGATTATTTCATCCACTGTACAAAAAAATTGGAGTTTTGTCTATGTAATCTTGCAGTGGGGTATTTTAAATCCAAAGGCTCTGTCTTTATTCCAGGAAATGCATTTATTCTAATTGTagacaaatgtgaaaataaaactctCCTTTCAAAGGACTTTTGACTTCTTCTCATTTTCAGTTTGCATTACTGCTGTTATTTAGTCATTACACTTTTTCTCAAATTGAAGCTTAGTACAATAATAATTCTTAGGATGGCATTTTATAAATAcatgatttaaatatgaatcttataattttattttcactctgTTTTGTTTAGATagtgcattttaatttcattttatttccagaaagtttattttaatttgattatttaaaccACAATTACATAACaaataattggagttttatgtaCATCATCTTGCAGTGGGGCTCTTTCAAACTCCAAAGGCTGTGTCTTTATGCCAAGAAATGTATTCACTATAATTGTAGACCAATGAGAAAGTGCTTTATGCTcaattaaataacttttaattgAATTAAAAGATAAAGTGCCCAGAGATCATTCAAGGTGATCATTAATTAATTCAGAAACAAACTCTGGATCATAAAAC
Protein-coding regions in this window:
- the LOC141421398 gene encoding melanoma inhibitory activity protein 2-like — protein: MDGPQAVPPMHLGLVLQEFGRVMTTDPAEPSFQSVRSRLYAQRETQLALKLSTLIEEKCELLDKLSLVEKQRDAACGQLDISKCKLEEVLLLEMELLEEKCKHYTQVELNVEMSKTTQCLEDELKPLTPKVAAAKTTLSTLRVSEANLKDSTAQARSENIQLEESCKQLLQEAAVWKEQVSHLNKHKVTLEEPATSAARILKDKDDHLRWLTEGIRKLKVWAFVLEEHGTHDGDLDTATNPGPENPAHLDTQTKGALQHLMFAVTLNASLKSLVRERDQVYTELREVERASKDLTERIKNVQSEQVILQSQHALFEIEKEKLRHTATIIPEVFEEGLKFYRKLMVEDHRQRDTEEKLPKVKENISRKTAELQTYKKVARELEEKLERTKLNHQREIISYEKKAHFNWLEARDAEEHLQYLRQVNANSRQKVMEMEVELKRLEEDPNAFGVSNAACGREHFPRGPSPVAQPSWERRAFLSPIVLEGPLRPPPLLQQGGEEDSRSPDNPLEHHTGKERGDSSCDGLTGHHGAPPENGSLCPPTQTEGKGDGPSIRKTIY